The Armatimonadota bacterium genome includes a region encoding these proteins:
- a CDS encoding alpha-L-fucosidase: MPKLPDPTPGDTSWFVHDRFGLFIHWGIYSAAARHEWVKNREKISDEDYQVYFDHFDPDLYDPTVWAREAKNAGMKYFVVTTKHHDGFCLWDSALTDYKATNTPAGRDLLRPMVEAFRAEGLKVGFYHSLIDWHHPEFPIDGLHPMRDNLEFREAQKGRDIRKYVEYLHGQTRELLTMFGRVDIMWFDFSYPKADWGWSKGKGRDDWQSEKLAKMVRELQPHIILNDRIDLPESADFRTPEQYQPKGWLEVDGKPVVWEACQTFSGSWGYYRDECNWRSTDELIRTLIDCVSKGGNFLLNVGPNARGEFDPRAIERLRGIGEWMRLHNRSIYGCTASDFVPPPNCAYTQNGKRLYLHIFAWPYKHIHLEGLAGRVAYAQLLNDASEVKRIEIDPHQEPQNTTMKGTPGTLTLELPLQKPPVAIPVVELFLK, encoded by the coding sequence ATGCCAAAGCTACCAGATCCTACGCCTGGCGACACTAGTTGGTTTGTTCATGATAGATTCGGCTTGTTTATTCATTGGGGAATTTACTCCGCTGCGGCCCGCCACGAATGGGTCAAGAACCGAGAGAAAATCAGCGATGAGGATTATCAAGTATATTTTGACCACTTCGACCCTGACCTTTATGACCCCACCGTCTGGGCTAGGGAAGCAAAGAACGCAGGAATGAAATACTTTGTTGTTACAACCAAACACCATGACGGATTTTGCCTTTGGGATTCTGCGCTCACCGATTACAAGGCTACCAACACCCCGGCTGGGCGCGATCTCCTCAGACCAATGGTTGAGGCGTTCAGGGCAGAGGGCCTAAAAGTCGGATTCTATCACTCGCTTATTGACTGGCATCACCCTGAGTTTCCAATTGATGGCTTGCACCCAATGCGTGACAACCTAGAGTTTCGCGAAGCCCAAAAAGGGCGGGATATCAGAAAGTATGTCGAATACCTCCACGGACAGACTCGAGAATTGCTTACCATGTTTGGGCGTGTCGACATCATGTGGTTTGATTTCTCATATCCAAAAGCCGATTGGGGCTGGTCAAAGGGCAAAGGCCGCGACGACTGGCAGTCCGAAAAATTAGCCAAAATGGTTCGGGAGCTTCAGCCGCACATAATCCTTAATGACCGCATCGACCTGCCGGAAAGTGCGGATTTCCGAACGCCGGAACAGTATCAACCAAAAGGATGGCTGGAGGTTGATGGCAAGCCGGTTGTTTGGGAAGCATGCCAGACCTTCAGCGGAAGTTGGGGATACTACCGCGATGAATGCAATTGGCGCTCGACAGATGAGTTGATTCGGACGCTAATAGATTGTGTTTCCAAGGGCGGCAACTTCCTACTGAATGTTGGGCCGAATGCTCGAGGCGAGTTTGATCCAAGGGCTATTGAAAGACTTCGGGGAATCGGCGAGTGGATGCGCCTGCATAATAGATCAATCTACGGCTGTACTGCCAGCGACTTTGTGCCTCCTCCTAATTGCGCGTATACTCAAAATGGCAAGCGGCTGTACCTGCATATCTTTGCATGGCCTTATAAACACATCCACCTGGAAGGACTTGCGGGCAGGGTTGCCTATGCTCAGTTGCTGAACGACGCATCTGAAGTAAAGAGAATCGAGATTGACCCTCATCAAGAACCGCAAAACACTACGATGAAGGGCACGCCTGGGACTCTTACCCTTGAGCTACCGCTTCAGAAGCCGCCCGTGGCAATTCCGGTGGTGGAGTTGTTCCTCAAGTGA
- a CDS encoding rubrerythrin family protein, with product MDLKGTQTEKNLLKAFAGESQARNRYTFFASVARNEGYMQIADVFLETAEQEKEHAKRFFKFLQGGDVEIQATYPAGVIGTTAENLKEAAEGEYFEWAKLYQEFAKVAEEEGFRQIAAVFRAISISEKQHEKRYRGLLANVEAGTVFQKSQPVVWRCRNCGYIHEGTSAPKVCPACEHPQAYFELLAENW from the coding sequence TTGGACTTGAAAGGAACGCAGACAGAAAAGAACTTATTAAAAGCATTTGCCGGAGAATCTCAGGCAAGGAATCGTTATACCTTTTTTGCAAGCGTCGCGAGGAACGAAGGCTATATGCAAATCGCTGACGTTTTCCTCGAGACAGCTGAGCAAGAGAAGGAGCATGCCAAGCGATTTTTCAAGTTTCTCCAAGGCGGCGATGTTGAAATTCAAGCCACCTATCCCGCAGGTGTGATTGGTACAACCGCTGAAAATCTCAAGGAGGCAGCAGAAGGCGAATACTTCGAATGGGCAAAGCTTTATCAGGAGTTCGCCAAAGTTGCCGAAGAAGAAGGCTTCCGCCAGATTGCAGCTGTATTCCGCGCAATTTCAATCTCCGAGAAACAACACGAAAAGCGCTATCGGGGGCTTTTGGCAAATGTTGAGGCTGGAACCGTGTTCCAAAAAAGCCAACCGGTGGTTTGGCGTTGCAGGAATTGTGGATATATTCATGAAGGAACATCGGCGCCGAAAGTTTGCCCAGCTTGCGAGCATCCCCAGGCATATTTTGAATTGCTAGCAGAGAATTGGTAG
- a CDS encoding DUF3604 domain-containing protein: MQSRPLRIPKDVLISKPNPPIACAGEKGSWVLSFILSKPVSSDQVLWLCFHGGRNLKPPWQGFQTDNPSQEGYVSLQTASGELLSAINRSEDNGIFSFRVPLEGFEKGEVLTAHLTGVTAPRLSHPDRFVLLMVASPIEEIKIHGLFGDTLNRIVGACMFPIIGSVPVGIRAIAPSTVPPAEGFSLLVRPEDANRNTACQTPGDIVVHLNGERILTSRFEVDGSNCVRIAASISKEGIYRFEVEDAANGMKSVTNPIICGNAEYKLLWGAFHGHTEISDGVGSLDRYFKYIRDECALDFAASSDHDNEKETPDNLWHLVQKAVARYNEPHRFTVFLGYEWAKWRKLGHGDRNVYYLEDYRPIYRSDEGHYPTPLDLFGALKNESAIIIPHHPPHPGNHNDWTFHESDKERLVEIYSIWGCSERSPEDGNPLPGSPVLREDNTPMNPLGYVQRALALGWRVGFTADFDDHLGHVGDRTTRGRGQTGGLTAVWAKENTRQAIWEALWNRRCYGTTGERIILNFQMNNGFMGSEFLLAEHPNLASSRKILVSVCGTAPIKLIEIVRNNKDIYTSTPGRLDVELEWVDCEPLDDVNLPPTVHLPKPFTFYYVRITQEDGAIAWSSPIWIIS, encoded by the coding sequence ATGCAAAGTCGTCCGCTTAGAATACCAAAGGATGTGTTAATTAGCAAGCCTAATCCTCCAATCGCATGTGCCGGCGAAAAAGGGTCATGGGTTCTCTCCTTTATCCTCTCTAAGCCGGTTTCGTCTGACCAAGTGCTCTGGCTTTGCTTTCATGGCGGCCGCAATCTTAAGCCTCCATGGCAAGGGTTTCAAACCGATAATCCATCCCAAGAAGGATATGTTTCCCTGCAAACCGCATCTGGCGAACTGCTGAGCGCCATCAATCGTAGCGAAGATAACGGCATCTTTTCATTCAGGGTTCCCTTAGAAGGGTTTGAAAAAGGAGAGGTTTTGACAGCACATCTGACTGGAGTTACCGCACCTCGGCTGTCTCACCCCGATCGGTTTGTTCTGCTTATGGTTGCCTCTCCTATTGAGGAAATCAAAATTCACGGCCTTTTCGGAGATACGCTGAATCGCATCGTTGGTGCGTGCATGTTTCCAATCATAGGAAGTGTTCCTGTTGGCATCAGGGCAATAGCGCCGAGCACCGTTCCTCCTGCGGAAGGGTTCTCCCTGCTTGTGAGGCCTGAGGATGCGAATCGGAATACGGCGTGCCAAACCCCCGGTGATATTGTCGTGCACTTGAATGGCGAAAGGATACTCACCAGCCGCTTTGAGGTTGATGGCTCGAACTGCGTCCGCATTGCCGCTTCAATTTCCAAGGAGGGTATCTACCGATTCGAGGTGGAGGATGCCGCAAATGGTATGAAATCTGTTACTAATCCAATCATATGCGGCAACGCCGAATATAAACTCTTATGGGGTGCTTTCCACGGCCATACTGAAATTTCCGATGGCGTCGGCTCTCTCGATAGGTATTTCAAATACATTAGGGACGAATGTGCGCTTGATTTTGCCGCCTCAAGCGATCACGACAATGAGAAGGAAACGCCAGACAACCTTTGGCACTTAGTTCAGAAAGCTGTGGCTCGATATAATGAACCTCACCGATTCACAGTTTTCCTTGGTTATGAATGGGCAAAATGGCGCAAGCTTGGTCACGGTGACCGCAATGTGTATTATCTAGAAGATTATAGGCCAATCTACCGCTCTGATGAGGGCCATTATCCGACGCCGCTGGATCTTTTTGGTGCACTGAAGAATGAATCAGCAATCATCATCCCACATCATCCTCCACATCCGGGCAACCACAACGATTGGACCTTTCATGAGTCGGATAAGGAGCGGCTGGTCGAGATATATTCGATATGGGGATGCTCTGAACGCAGCCCCGAGGATGGCAATCCTTTGCCTGGTAGTCCTGTCCTTCGCGAGGATAACACGCCAATGAACCCCTTAGGCTACGTGCAGCGCGCCCTTGCGCTCGGATGGCGTGTGGGTTTTACAGCGGATTTTGATGACCATCTTGGTCATGTGGGCGACCGAACAACGCGCGGTCGTGGGCAGACTGGCGGGCTTACTGCTGTTTGGGCGAAAGAAAATACCCGGCAAGCAATCTGGGAGGCACTTTGGAATCGTCGGTGCTATGGAACTACAGGCGAGCGCATTATTTTGAATTTTCAAATGAACAATGGTTTTATGGGGTCGGAATTCCTGCTTGCAGAACATCCGAACCTTGCGTCATCTCGAAAAATCCTGGTTTCGGTCTGCGGCACTGCACCAATCAAGCTAATCGAAATAGTAAGGAATAATAAAGATATCTATACTTCAACTCCTGGCAGGCTCGACGTCGAACTAGAATGGGTGGATTGCGAACCGCTTGACGATGTTAATCTGCCGCCTACAGTGCACTTGCCCAAGCCATTCACCTTCTACTACGTTCGCATTACCCAAGAAGATGGCGCAATTGCCTGGTCGAGCCCAATTTGGATTATCTCATAG